AAGTATAATCTGCGTGTGAAGGACGATAAACATCAGTATTGTGGCTGTAATCCTTACTACGCTGATCTTCATTAGGGATCAGCATGGCTATTGGCGTTCCCGTACTTTTACCTTCAAATGTACCTGATAAGATCTGAACAGTGTCGCTTTCTTTACGCTGTGTTGTGATTTTCGATTGTCCAGGTCGACGTTTATCCAATTCCGACTGGATAAATCCCAGATCTATAGGTAGCTGTGCCGGACAACCATCAAGGATAACACCTATGGCTATTCCATGAGATTCGCCAAAAGTAGTAATGCGAAATAATTGACCGAATGTATTGCCTGCCATTTTAGAATTATTTAATATTTTATTAAAACTAAACTTCTTTTACCGTAAAACCTGCTTTCTCCAGGTCTTTCCAAAAATCAGGGTATGATTTCTCCACTACCTGATAATCTTCCATTTCCACTTCATTGATAAATAGACTTAATGGAGCAAATGCCATAGCCATCCGATGATCATCGTAGGTGTGGAATTGTACCTTTTTGGGGAAACTCAGGTTGTCGCAATTTAAAGTATATATTTCATTATCCTCAATCAGGGAAACGCCAATTTTAGCCAGCTCCTGTTGCAAAGCAAGCACACGGTTGGTTTCCTTTATTTTTAACGTTTCTAATCCTGTAAAGGAAAGATTTAAGCCCTTTGCAGCAGCACAAACAATAATAGTCTGCGCCAGATCTGGACAATCCTTTAAATTCAATACTTCGTTTATGGCTACAGAGGTACCTGATTTTAGTGCAATACCATTGGCTGTTTGCGAAGTGCGCACACCAAAAGGGATCATAATATCTCTGATCTTGCTATCGCCTTGCAAACTTTTCTCCTTTAAATGAGGTAAAGTTATGCTACCCAGGTCTGCCAGCGCCACAATGCTATACCAATAAGAAGCAGCACTCCAATCAGGCTCTATAGTTAACTGGCAAGCTTTAAAAGGTTGGTTGTCAATATGTATAGTGTTGTTATCCCAAGAGTGCTTAATTCCCGCTTCTTCAAGCATACTTAAGGTCATTTCCAGATATGGTCTCGAGGTCAATTCCCCCTCAATTTCTAAAGACAAGCCCAAAGGCAATGAGGGAGCAATCATTAAAAGTGCAGATAAGTATTGACTGCTAATGCTACCCTGAATTTTAACAATCCTACTAACTTGTTTAAAGTTATGGCTGATATCGAGGGGAGGATAACCATCTTGCCCGGCATAATTAATACCGGCGCCTAGTTTTTGCAAAGCTTCAACCAATAGCTTTATTGGTCGTTCTTTCATCCTGCCAGAACCTGTCAGGTGAAACATGCCGTTTGTGATAGAGAGGTATGCTGTTAAAAAACGCATCGCTGTACCTGCATGTCCTACATCTACAGTGATGTAAGAATCTCCATCATGATGAGCTTTTACCTGATTAAGAATATTATTCAAGGTCACCGTATCCACTGCATCAGATAAATTATTGACTTCAACAATTCCATTTGACAGACCGCTGATGATCAGCGCCCTGTTGCTTTCGCTTTTAGAACCGGTTAAGGCAATTTCAGCATTTATATCTTTAATCCCTTTAAAAGAAACAATTGCATTTTTACTCATCGCTAAGATTTAACTTCTGAATGTGCTTCTGCGGCAATGCCTTTCTCTACTTTGCCGGCATTCATGATCTCAGTTTGTTTACGAATTGATTCGCCGTGAACCAATTCCAGGAATTTTTCAGTAAAGTTCAAATCCAGTTTTAAAGCTTTTGCAAATGCAGCACCTTTTTTAATGATGGCATCCCAGCGGTTTACCTGTAAAATGGTTACCTGGTTATCGCGTTTAAATTCCCCGATTTTACCCACGATAGCCATACGTTCACCTAATTTTTGCAATAAAAGGTCATCTATTTTGTCGATTTGCTTACGCAAGTCAGCCAATTGATCTATAAAAACTTCGTTTTTAGACTCAGGTTCGCGAACGGTTAAACGTTCAGCAAGTTCTCCAAGCGCAGCAGGAGTAACCTGTTGTTTAGCATCTGTCCAGGCTACTGAAGGATCTACGTGCGATTCGATCATTAAGCCTTGCATATCTAAATCAAGCGCTTTTTGAGAAATGTAAGGGATCAACTCACGGTTACCACAAATATGACTAGGATCATTGATGATTGGTAGGTCAGGTAATAATGTTTTTAGTTGGATAGCCAGTTCCCACATTGGTTCGTTGCGGAACGAGCT
This is a stretch of genomic DNA from Candidatus Pedobacter colombiensis. It encodes these proteins:
- a CDS encoding chorismate mutase, whose product is MKLQLNIQPLNTWLDIKNEPLIISGPCSAETEEQLLTTAHLLAATGKVSVLRAGIWKPRTRPGEFEGIGSIGLEWLKRAKAETGLPTAVEVANAKHVEEALAAGVDILWIGARSTVNPFTVQEIADALQGVDIPVLVKNPVNPDLQLWAGALERINRAGITKLGAIHRGFSSFEKSSFRNEPMWELAIQLKTLLPDLPIINDPSHICGNRELIPYISQKALDLDMQGLMIESHVDPSVAWTDAKQQVTPAALGELAERLTVREPESKNEVFIDQLADLRKQIDKIDDLLLQKLGERMAIVGKIGEFKRDNQVTILQVNRWDAIIKKGAAFAKALKLDLNFTEKFLELVHGESIRKQTEIMNAGKVEKGIAAEAHSEVKS
- the aroA gene encoding 3-phosphoshikimate 1-carboxyvinyltransferase, with the protein product MSKNAIVSFKGIKDINAEIALTGSKSESNRALIISGLSNGIVEVNNLSDAVDTVTLNNILNQVKAHHDGDSYITVDVGHAGTAMRFLTAYLSITNGMFHLTGSGRMKERPIKLLVEALQKLGAGINYAGQDGYPPLDISHNFKQVSRIVKIQGSISSQYLSALLMIAPSLPLGLSLEIEGELTSRPYLEMTLSMLEEAGIKHSWDNNTIHIDNQPFKACQLTIEPDWSAASYWYSIVALADLGSITLPHLKEKSLQGDSKIRDIMIPFGVRTSQTANGIALKSGTSVAINEVLNLKDCPDLAQTIIVCAAAKGLNLSFTGLETLKIKETNRVLALQQELAKIGVSLIEDNEIYTLNCDNLSFPKKVQFHTYDDHRMAMAFAPLSLFINEVEMEDYQVVEKSYPDFWKDLEKAGFTVKEV